A genome region from Paenibacillus pabuli includes the following:
- a CDS encoding DUF4097 family beta strand repeat-containing protein yields the protein MNRKVRVGRYTAAALIVAVGVLLILDKRWGTDYVYEMVDWWPLLLIALGVEYILLFLWTRSKKKTSADELQDEKVKMRFRPDAKGILASLVLTAAVFIVTEQDHYMHLWNRVSLNLGAASMDYSQAAGYMQDKGTIRVPVGMNTSDLVVQGVNGDISVQRGDTEEIEVRTVVWVDKTTEVEAKAVADASFVETDGTKVIHITATGKTYGENDKTQPRMNMTITIPDDRRFNLDIRTSNGAILLNRPEAISTILAETGNGRIRITNAVGDITGKTLNGDVIVANAMGNVDLDSNRGDMKARGVSGDVDLTTQVGSISITDSIGEFTAETRNGNITLDGANLAIRAQSLNGSISIVSSKVGGDWDVYSAVGAISILLPHQGDYSLSGSSSYGDLKTDLPFTVQNKTIEGQLGEGEYTVKIEGNSDLTINRNPDVPSADANTSNPEDTDDDSEQNQGNGENSQDNTSEVR from the coding sequence ATGAACCGTAAAGTCCGGGTCGGTCGCTATACGGCTGCCGCCTTAATCGTAGCGGTCGGTGTGCTGTTGATTTTGGATAAACGGTGGGGAACTGACTACGTATATGAAATGGTCGACTGGTGGCCATTGCTGCTTATCGCATTGGGTGTGGAATACATACTGTTATTTCTGTGGACGCGCAGCAAGAAAAAGACATCAGCAGATGAGCTGCAGGATGAGAAAGTGAAGATGCGTTTCAGGCCGGATGCGAAAGGCATTCTGGCTTCCCTCGTGCTAACGGCTGCCGTATTTATTGTGACAGAGCAGGACCACTACATGCACTTGTGGAACAGGGTGAGCCTTAATCTGGGAGCAGCCTCCATGGACTATAGCCAGGCAGCGGGGTACATGCAAGACAAGGGTACGATCCGTGTGCCTGTTGGTATGAATACTTCCGATCTTGTCGTACAGGGGGTTAATGGGGACATCTCGGTACAGCGCGGAGATACGGAAGAGATTGAGGTACGAACTGTAGTATGGGTAGATAAGACAACCGAAGTAGAAGCAAAGGCCGTGGCAGATGCATCATTTGTTGAAACGGATGGTACTAAGGTTATTCACATAACGGCAACGGGCAAGACTTACGGAGAAAACGATAAAACACAGCCACGAATGAATATGACGATTACGATTCCGGATGACCGGCGATTTAATCTGGACATTCGCACATCCAACGGAGCCATATTACTAAATCGGCCAGAGGCAATTAGCACCATTTTGGCTGAAACGGGGAATGGACGTATCCGGATTACGAATGCGGTAGGTGACATTACGGGCAAAACGTTGAATGGCGATGTCATTGTAGCCAATGCGATGGGGAATGTCGATCTGGATAGTAACCGGGGAGATATGAAAGCACGCGGAGTTTCAGGGGATGTAGATCTGACGACACAGGTAGGAAGCATTAGCATTACGGATTCAATCGGTGAATTTACCGCTGAAACACGGAACGGAAATATTACGCTGGATGGCGCAAACCTTGCGATCAGGGCTCAATCCCTGAATGGCAGCATCAGCATCGTTTCCTCCAAAGTAGGTGGGGATTGGGATGTATACAGTGCTGTTGGTGCAATCAGCATTTTATTGCCTCATCAGGGGGATTACAGTCTGAGCGGGTCCAGCAGTTATGGTGATCTGAAGACGGACCTGCCGTTTACAGTGCAAAATAAAACGATTGAAGGCCAGCTTGGCGAAGGAGAATATACGGTTAAAATCGAAGGGAACAGCGACCTTACCATTAATCGAAACCCGGATGTACCTTCGGCTGATGCGAACACTTCTAACCCGGAAGACACAGATGACGATTCGGAGCAGAACCAAGGTAACGGGGAGAATTCCCAGGACAATACGTCTGAAGTTCGGTAA
- the perR gene encoding peroxide-responsive transcriptional repressor PerR produces the protein MATRVQHALEHLKTTGVRITPQRHAILNYLMESMGHPTADEIYRALEPQFPSMSVATVYNNLKMFLEAGMVRELTYGDNSSRFDANVTDHYHVICDKCGKIEDFSYPSLKSVELQAESSTGFEVHGHRLEVYGVCKSCRD, from the coding sequence ATGGCAACACGTGTCCAACATGCGTTGGAGCATCTGAAAACGACCGGTGTCCGTATTACACCCCAGCGCCATGCCATATTGAATTATCTGATGGAATCCATGGGGCATCCGACTGCCGATGAAATTTACCGTGCGCTTGAACCCCAATTTCCCAGTATGAGCGTGGCGACTGTATATAACAATTTGAAGATGTTTCTGGAGGCCGGCATGGTCCGGGAATTGACATACGGAGATAACTCCAGCCGCTTCGATGCCAATGTGACGGATCATTACCATGTCATTTGTGATAAATGCGGTAAAATTGAAGATTTCAGTTATCCTTCGCTCAAAAGCGTTGAGCTCCAGGCGGAATCAAGTACCGGATTTGAAGTCCACGGACACCGGTTGGAAGTTTATGGTGTTTGTAAAAGTTGCAGGGATTAA